In the genome of Zootoca vivipara chromosome 6, rZooViv1.1, whole genome shotgun sequence, the window gggctattgatggctactagccatgttggctgagcTCTGCCTCAAGAGCTGGAGGCAGCAGTGACCTGATGCACTTGGGAGGCTACACTGGAACACTTTTGAGTATCATGTGTCCAGGAGCATGGACCCCTCCAGACCAGTGTATTCTCCATTGATGTAATAATAGTGCATTCGcgatggatttatactggaccatccagaCATTCATTAGTTGTGCTGTGGTGCTTCCCCAGTGTTACTGCATTGCTGCCATCTGCAGGGAGCACTTTTTGCACTATAGTGCAAGAAGAGTGGGGCAACTCACCACCGCCAGTGAAACAAATGTGAAATAAAATGTTGCATGGCTTCAACCGGAAGCTACATGCACTGATTTCAATTCAAGCAGGGTGTCTgcccccaaaacctttgcaggcacCAACAATTTGGAAAGCAGGACTGTGTAGAACTTGCTTGATgctatcatgagcacaaataatcatgactGCATCtctggattgggggtggggggcagcttgTGTCATATGCTCTTTAGAAGGACTGTAGCTTTTTGGACAATCACCTTTGTGAAGAGATTTCAAGCATGGAGCTTGTCCAGGAGCTGTATCTGTGATGAAAGCAGCTCTTGAAAGTGAAACGAAAGCCCTTTGTCAAAtcatcttctttttttctgttctgtttttccaAATAGGCCAGACATATTGATTAGAGCCAGCCGTTCCTGGAAGGAAGCCCAAAACTGGCACTACTGTCTCTATCATATTTCAGAATGAGCCTTTCCCATGTGCtttttttgtgcatgtgtgtggaatATTTAGGCCGTGTCCCGGTTCCGTCAGGGGAGCCACAGTTGCCCCAGGCTTTGCTGGAGGCAAGAAAGAggattttttgtgtgtctttGCTTATCCAATCTGTGGCCCATCTCATTCTAAAGGAAACATAAAAAAAGATAATAGAAAGCTGTGGCCTCTTCATCCATCTACCGGTAGCTCAGGACTGACCTGAGCTTCAGGGTTTTCGATGGAGGATATTGCCAGTCCTAACTGGAAATGCAAGGAAGTGGACATGTTAAGCAGATCCCATATACAGCACAgtatcagaggttttcaacctttttgagtttggggctcccttaaccaactgcatgctttctgcagcacccctgtgcgGCTCAGGAGTCCCTTGCCTCCAAagttggcagcctctcaccctttcttgaacaccctcccttgttgAGTGTTCCCTcggcctcctctctcctcctctgtccttgggagtcctctgggcagccacagttgccacccctggtctctgagctgccccccttgccccaaagagaggtgcctcctcacactgccccacagggggctGGGAAGCAactcctggccagccccagaggcaccattcacttggggagcttgtagccagggctgctgcaacaaagaggcagagacacaaggggacatcagaggagagagggaaggaaagagggacagaggccagtgtagTATTAggcaaaaaaaaggtaaaggacccctggatggttaagtccagtcaaaggcgactatagggttgtggcgctcatctcgctttcaggacgagggagccagcgtttgtccacagacagctttctgggtcatgtggccagcatgactaaaccgcttctggcgcaatgaaaCACCACgtcggaaaccagagtgcacggaaatgccatttaccttcctgccgcagtggtacctatttatctatttgcactggtgttctTTCGAAACTGccaggttgtcaggagctgggaccgagcaatgggagctcaccccattgcgaggattcgaaccgccgaccttcagatcggcaaacccaagaggctcagtggtttagaccacagcgtcacccgcatccaatagtaatagtaattggTAATAGTgatactagtagtagtagtagtagtacggtagtagAATATGCCCAGGGAGAATAATAGTCTCTACATTCATAGTCTCTTGCACATTCATTCATGCATTTAGAATTTTGATGCAACATTCAGCTTTTTTAGAAAATAACACTGCTGAATGCAGTGATGCATTGGGTGTTGTAAGTGGGCACTTGGAAACTGTTCCATATGCTTCTGCCAGCGCTCCATGACTTCCGCCACCAGCTACTTTTCCTTGTGGCTCCAGAGAGTCAGAACGACCTCAGCCATGCCAATTTGATCTGAGTTTCTGGAGCCTGTAGTTGGGAATCACAGCTTGTCATGAGAACCTCTCTTGCCTTTGTTAAATGCTCCGGGACAATCACGGCAGATGGATGGAATGCATCTCGCCCTGAACACTCCCTCCGAAAGGCCAGCGCCAGGAGGCAGCCATACAGGGACAGCTGTCTCGTAATATGTTCTGCTGGCTGGTTGTGAAGCTGGGCTGACATGCCTATTGAAGGTCCTGGCAGGTAAACAAAGCAAGGCAGAACTCCCTTCTGCCACTTGAGCCCTGCAGTCAATACTGTGTTCTGCTAAGGATAGAGGGACAGAAGCTCTGAcaagggtttattattattattactattattactattatttatttgtattgtcGAATGAGCCTTGTCAACTCGGGAGAGCATTTTCTACACATGCATAGAATTTCAGGTTTCTAGGTGGCATAGATCCTTGCTTTGAAGACTGAGTACtgagaagtactgttttgggcgGACAGAGGGCATGTGGGCGTGGAGGACTCCCCGGTcatgaatggggcaactgtgcccctgaaggagcagctgcgcagcctgggagtcattttggactctcagctgtccatggaggcacaggtccattctgtgtccagcgCAGctctctaccagctccatctgttacacaggctgagacccttcctgcccacagactgtctcgccagagtggtgcatgctctagttatctcccgcttggactactgcaatgcgctctacgtggggctacctttgaaggtgacttggaagctaaaactaacccagaatgcggcagctagactggtgactgggagtggccatcaagaccatataacactggtcttgaaagacctacattggctcccagtacgtttgcgagcacaattcaaagtgttggtgctgacctttaaagccctaaacggcctcggtccagcatacctgaaggagcgtctccacccccatcattctgcctggacactgagatccagcgccgagggccttctggcagttcccttactgcgagaaatgaggttacagggaaccaggcagagggcctccctgtggaacaccctcccgtcagatgtcaaggaaataaacagttatctgacttttagaaggtatctgaaggcagccctgtttagggaagttttttatgtttgatcttCTATCGCtagttgtcttcttcttcttcttcttcttcttcttcttcttcttcttcttcttcttcttcttcttcttcttcttcttcttcttcttcttcctcctcctcctcctcctcctcctcctcctcctcctcctcctgggagccacccagagtggctggggaaatcaagccagatgggtggggtatatattattattattattattattattattattattattattattattattatcttgcttTCCTGTGTCCTGCTTCCTTAGGACCGAGACTTCATCATGACCTTTAACACATCGCTGCATCGCTCATGGTGGATGGAGAACGGGCCTGGTTGCCTGGTGACCCCGGTGATGAACTCCAATCTGGCCCTCGAAGACCATCACGTCATCACAGTGACTGGGTGCTTGCTTGATTATCAGTATATTGAGGTGGTGAGCAGTGCAATGCAGATATTCCTTGCGGTAGGTGGTACCAGCATCCGTCTCCAGCTGACTCTTCCACCACACTGATCCCTAAAAAACAACTGAGACACTGAAGGTGATTCTGCCCACTCGTGTGTAACAAATTTCACACCCATAAACACTAGATTTATAGAACGGGTTTACTtctgattccttttttttttttttgtccggGGAGCCAGAGAGGTCTTCTGGCTAGGAAGAGCATATTAAAatgtctgtatttatttatttacttttggctttaaaaacaaacaaacaaacctgccaAGAAACCAAGCATTCCATTTCACTTCCCTGGCACTTCCCTAGCATACTCCAATTTGCTCTCTGCAAGTTCGTATGaaatgaaaaagcagcagcaacctgtCTCTGGGAAGGTGAGTCTGGAAGTGTAGGTAAATTTGAGGGGCTTCAAGCCCTATCCACCCATCCCCCAATTGAAAAAAGtcatcaaaataaaaattactttcTTCACCAGACACTTGACAAAGCATTTCTGGACAAATTAGTCATGTTGAGTTCAGTTCCTAAATTCCTGGCATGAGAAAATAAGGAAACAGTGATCCTGTTCAGAATTAAAGAGGCAGAAGGTTGAGAAATGGACTGTGGGATAAACAATTGGGTTGCAATTCTCCctgcacacttacctaggagtaagactGCTGTATTCCATGGGGCATCCTTCTGAGCTGACATTCCTTAAAATACAAGCAAGGAGATCCTTAAAAAGAACTGGCACAAAGGCAaggaggtttttggttttttggacAAATGAAGGAGGGCAAAGATCACAGGGAAACACACGCAGGAAAATGAACATAGTGCAAAAATAATTGGTATTGAGAGAGCAAGTCATATGTCCTAGAGGATGGAAAGCAAGAATGAAAATCAACAGACCCAGAACTCAACCTTGAGGTTAAAGCCAAACTGCTAGCTATGCTGGAAGATGTTTTATTGATATTGTTTCCCCTTACTAAATGCGGTTATGGAGGCTCCTTGTTTGATcagtgaagggggtggggtgggggagtgattGATCCTCTCTCTCGTACTGTTTTCCCTCTAAATTATGAGCGCACAGATTCTGTTTTTAACCAGAGTGCAGCGGCTTCTGGTGCACCTTGGAGCTCAGTTCAAGGGTGCTGGTGAAAATGGCTTGGGACTAGGATGCTTAAAGAGAACCATTATTTTCTGCATCTATCTTTCTCAAACATTTAAGATCTGCATcaggttgttgttcttgttgttacaatttattacctgcctgtcactctaaggtcccagggcaggttacaataattaaaatacaacattaatttTAACAATGCAGTATTACACGATATTAAAACAGTTCAAAAGaacttaaaatgtttttgtgaCTGACACTGACTTTTTCAGGTTCTTTTAGTAACCCTTAGGCTTAATTATTGTAATACCCCTAGCACACATGAGAGTAAACCAGGCCAGGCCTCTTTTTAAGGTGTAGGTAATTTTGGTGATGTCTAACTTGCCCAGAGGGGTGCTCAGCTGGCGCCAGGCTTGTGCAGAATGCACAGGATTTGGCAGGGCCTGGATATCAGCACATttaattcacacacaaaaattaatcaGCAGGTCGATTCCTTTGTTAAAGCCGATTGGAAAGCCACAGAGAAGCAAGCAAGCTTTCGAGttcagtacaacaacaacaacacattatttataccccacccatctggctgggtttccccagccactctgggcagctctcaacagaatattaaaaacttgataaaacacacattaaaacttccctaaacagggttgccttcaggtgtcttctaaaagtcagatagttgtttatttccttgacatctgatgagagtgTATtacacagggagggtgccactaccaagattCTCTTGGACTAGATCAATAACACATTCCTATGCATGCCTAGTCATTAGCAAACCcccttgagttcaatgggatttattatCCACGTGTGGTCCCAGTAAGCACAATACATCTCAGCCAGCATTTTATTTCCCCAATCCCTGGCTTTTGTTTCTGATACCCAGCTGAGGAAGAGCGCTAATCAACTCCAAAGCTGGCTCATGTCTCTTTCGCTTTGAAGTTGAGCCCAAtcatggtggtgctgtggtctaaaacactgagcctcttgggcttgccaatcagaaggttggcagttcgaatccccacgacggggtgagctcccattgctcagtcccagctcctgccaacctagcagttcgaaagcatgccaaaaagtgaaagtagataaataggtactgctccggcaggaaggtaaacggcgtttccgtgcactgctctggtgtcagtgttccattgcgccagaagcggcttagtcatgctggccacatgacctggaaaaactgtctgaggacaaacgccggctccctcggcctgtaaagcgaaatgagcgctgcaaccccacagttgtctgcgactgaacttaactgtcaggggtcctttaccttttacctttttattgtatTGCTCTTCTGTTGTTTTGATCTTGGGGGCCAATGTGGCTGCTTGCAATTTTGCGTGTGCGATTTGATTAAGCTATTCAGCCTCATCTTGACCATTTCCGATTCTCGCAATACTGCCGCTGCTGTTTCCTTGCTTTCAAATAAtttgcttttctccctcttttttctttcttttcttttcttttaaaaaaatgattttatattttgaagctCTTCGGATTTGTTTACGCCTGCTATGTCAGCAAAGTGTTTATGGAGGAAGAAGACAGCTGTAAGTACCTTTCATCTAATACTTGGCTATGGAGTACTCCAGTTATGGGTAGAGGGAGTGTGGCATGTAGCTCAAACTGTTTATATGATGCAGTAATCAAATATGGTTCAAATGTGATCTTGGTGGCCTAGCAGGGATTTTGAACCTAGGTCTGCCCAATTTAAATCCAGCACACTTattaacccatgggtaggcaaactaaggcccaggggctggatctggcccaatcgccttctaaatctgccccacggacaatccgggaatcagcgtgtttttacatgagtagaatgtgccctttcatttaaaatgcctctctgggttatttgtggggcctgcctgatgtttctacatgagtagagtatgtccttttatttaaaatgcatctctgggttatttgtggggcataggaatttgttcttttttcctccttcaaaatatagtcttgccccccccccacaaggtctgagggacagtggactggccccctgctgaagaagtttgctgacccctgtattaacCACTACCCTAGATGGAGTCCCTGTGTTTTGTGGGTGCCAATTCTTGTGGGGTTGGTAGTAAACAGGGAGGTAAaagcttcttttatttattacatttataccccacttacCCTTCAAAGAAACTCAAGATGGTGCCGCCTGTTGTACTTCCCTCTCactctatcctcacaacaatcctgtgaggtaggttaggttgagagagagagagagagagagagagagagagagagagagagagagagagagagagagagagagtcactaCATTCCAGCAGGCAGAAGCTAAAGGTTTCTACATTCCTCCCCTTCCAAttctctccatccagacaagcaagaggcagtaTCTtgtgttcaaggacacattccaatgAGGCAAAACCACTGGGGCAGCACAGAGcagggcctggggagagtcctgggggccaCACAGAGAAGGCTGAAGGGCCACATTAGCCCTACGGGCTggatttccccacctctgctcaaTGCCATTCTGCTCCGATGCCTGTGGAGGAAAGCTGGGGTCCCTGTATGCAAAAGAACAATGAATGCATCCTGTAGCACAGTTAATTCTAAAATGTTTCTGCAAGCCAATCACCCTGCCAGTCTGTGGCTCATGTTCAGATAACATTCTAAATAGATGTAGTGGAAAATTAAAACCTTTTGTGTAAAATAGGACACTGCCTAGCCGTTGTAATAAGTTGCTTGGAATATATTTGAAGCTGGCAGAGGCTTATTTGCTCCTGATAGCTTTCAAATGGCAGCATCTTAACACAAATGAAATTATTAATAAAGTTTACACATGAAAAAACCCATTTCGGGAGCAGCAAATTATACGTATCATCCTACTCAGAGTTTGGAATACAGGCGGAAGCTGATCCTTCCCTGCATGTTTGTCTTACCTAACAAACTTCAGAGAGGGCTCTCGGCTTTGACAGTCATTCATTTAATTCCAAATCTAATCAGACAGTCCATTATAAAAAGAAGAGGCTCAAGCTCAGCTATGGCAAAATTAATATTAGAAGTGTAACAGAAGCATCTCTGAATGCCTCTCACACAATATGGAATGGAAAGTCGGAAGACCAGGCTGGAAGGGAGGACATCCTTGCTCTATCTATGTATCTATACATtctaaaaacagtacagtggtaccttggttctcaaacttaatccgttcaggaagtctgttccaaaaccaaagcgttccagaaccaagcatagctgtcaagtaccccgttttccccaggaaacccccgtttttacttaccttttcccggtggtcccccatatcacttcatctcccgtttttctctgttattttctcctgccagcggccatttttttctgatttgcccttctatgggcacaaaaaatggccgctggcggcttcaaaagtagcttctacgcatgatcggaagtgcgtcgacgcaacttccagtgtcgccccgcccatttatgggcaccaaaaatggccgccgccgacaccgaaAGTcacgtcgacgcacttccggtcatgcatagaagctacttttgaagccggcggcagccatttttggtgcccatagaagggcaaagcgacactggaagttgcgtcgacgcaacttccggtgtcacacggctgccggtcccggattctgcagtccgggacttggaaggtaaggaaccaaggcgcgctttcccatagaaagtaatgcaaaatggattaatccattccagacttttaaaaacaacccctaaaacagcaatttaacatgaattttactatctaacgagaccattatgaaagcaataatcattgTACTGGACTGTAAAATacataagacagtattgtagatggtaaaaatttaaattattattattcccttacCTGCattgatagtcattgtttggatggggggggcgtttatccatttctgcagtcacacaatcagtcagtcagtagctgaactgggttccacacagtcacaaaaataaattaagcgaaaaagcctcaaaaacaaaaatgcaaaataaatagcaaaaacaaaagtgccaaacttaatctgttccagaagtccacttgacttccgaaatgttcaaaaaccaaggcgcagcttcggATTGGTGCAGGCGctctggaaacaatagccgacagttgccttggacattcagcttccgaaaaacatttgaaaagcgggacacttatttctgggttttcggcattttagtaccaaggtaccactgtaatgtcaagGCTGCCAGAAATACTGTCTTTCAGCCATCAGATGTTTTTTAAATTCATCTTGAAAGACAAATGAGGGAGACAAATGCACCTCACCTGGTGGAAAAGGGGCCTCAAAAAAGATAATGAACAAGCAGTTGGGTTAAGAAGCAAAAATCTAGGGACACTTCTATAACTTCCCTTGTGTGCACaccatactgtacatttaaagcacatggctttcccccaaagaattctgggagctgtagtttacccccactCACCAAGCTACACTTTCCaacacccttaaccaactacagttcccaggattctttgggaggggtcatgtgctttaaatgcatggcgtgTCTGCTGCGTTTTGTGtgttgctgcttttgttgtttgGCCTGTTGAACCTGAGCTGTTTGAAATGAACGCTTACTCCTCGTTTTTCACCCCACAGTTGATTTCATTGGGGGATTTGATTCATATGGCTACCAGGCACCCCAAAAGATGTCACACTTGCAGCTACAGCCTTTGTATACGTGAGTATCTCTCATTCGTGGGGATCAGGGATGCATGGGGGCTGCTAGACAATGCCCTTACCTAGATCCTCTTCCCTCCGTGTTGAGAGAAGTGATATATGGCCCCTTCACTAAACACTGCGCCTGTCCTGCCACTGGCACTATGGGCTGTCCATATGAGGGTGGAATGTTCAATGGGGAGGGGATGCACATCAGTCAGTTCATGAAATTTATGTGGGATATTGAACAATGTGCAATCTAAGCCACGTGTAAACACAACCACCCTATTTATTTAAACCGGATTTGTAGACTGCTTGATCATCAAAACCTCCAAGCAGTGTATACAAGATATCAAATTACTGATGAAATCAGATGTTGGAAACAAGTTAGCCTTTACGCACCTCTTATAGATTGACGCAGACAGTCCTGAGCTTTGATGCTTAGGGGTGTATTCAATTTAAGtttttattcagagcagacccattcaaattaatgggCCTAATGGAGTCCtctcctttaatttcagtgggtctgctctaagcaCGACTAGCACTGGATACGACGCTTAATTTTTAATACCATTTTTAGGAAATTGCATTGGATACCATTGGGTGTATCTTTTTAACAGCTTTTATGTAGAGCGCTTAGAACTGTCTAGCATATAAAAATATTGTATATAAATaagaatgcatgcatgcattaaaaaaattgaatGGGCCCTGTTTCattcagggtgttgttgttgttgttgttgttgttgttgttgttgttgttgttgttgtgaatttAACTCACCGCCCTTAATGGTGATTGCTGAAGCTTTACTGCCAGCCCTGGACGAAACCTGATGCCTTTGCTCTGTTTTGCTCTTTTAGCTCTGGATAACGGTTTCCTTAACTACAGTGAGCTGGCCCCTGGGGACGTTTGCAAAAACGCAGGGCAAGCAGGGTGCCGAATATGATAAAATGATTCCAAAGCCAAATGGCAGTCACCTCCTCTGGAGATCTAGTGTGGCCTGAAATCCCGCCCAGAGACAACACAGTGACTCTTCCTCGGGttcatttcctcccctcctttctctttaACTCCTTCATTTGAGTGGCCACAGAGAGTTTTCATGCACCTGGAAGATGATTCTGGCACAAGTTCTCTCTGCTCAAGACTGAGGAACCAAAAAGAAGCTCGACGCTCCACCTGCTGGCCAGTGTTTGTAGTGGTGCTGGTAActccagcattttttttaaaaaaggaaaatcaagCAAGGGCAATATTATGTTTCAGAGAGGGCAAGGAAAAGCCCTATTTTTAAGGAAGACCTTTTTCGGGTTTTGAAGtgttgctctttttcttttcttttttaattgttccGGATCACTTCCTGTTGTCCCATTTGCTTCTCAGCAAATGGCTTTGCAATGTGCACAGGCTGCCAGAGAATCCATACATTGCAATAAAGAGTGAGATAGATATTATCTGACATCTGGAAAGGGGAGGCTTCATTAGGTCTGAAATCTGTTCTTCCTGCTCCCAGCCCCCGTACACCCAAGGCTTCCCAATCCTGTTTACTATTTAAATGAGCATCCGTTAAAAATCCAACCCTGGTAACCACTGGAAAAAGCAAAGTAGTTCTTTGATCATGAATTGAATATATGCATACTGTGACAAATGTGTGGGTTTATTTCTGAGCTGGCATTGCATCCCAATGATTCCAAGTTTGTATGTGAGAACCCAGTGGAAGCTATTCCATTAGGCCAAAAGGGGAggtgccccaccaacctcaacctgccctcagccagcccctccttagtctcagtattGCCCcgtgtagaactcagcagggaggaggacggGAGCCAAACCTAGAATTAGTTGCCTGTGACTGtctttggctctggctctgcctgctgTGGCTGGCTCTGCGCACCGTTAGTCCCCTTGTCCTTTGCCCTAGAAGTCCCAATgggtaccagccaccactgggagACTTAGTGTTTCCAAGAGGGTGCCGAGAACCATTTCTGGGAACACGATAAATGCCTTCCAAAGGGCCAGAATCTCATCAtcagctggctggctggtttcTCTTTCTTATTGTCTTTCTGTAAATTGGTGATGCAGGACCTTCTTCCATCCAGGTGTCCTGCTTTCTCAACATCTCAGTGCTGGACGCTGCAGGGTCAAGAATTTCTGCAGCCTTCTCTaacctggtgctctctagatgctgccgacctacaactcccatcatctgggACCACTGGTGGAAATGGagatctaacaacatctggagagcatgtTAGGGTGAGGAAGGCTGCCGTACGTTTTCATagcctctatctatctatctatctatctatctatctatctatctgtccaAACACACAAAAGCTTGTTCAGAATTGGTTGCAGTTGCCTCATTCTGACACCAGGAAGTTCCCAGTAGTGGCTGGTGGCACCCGCCTCACCTCCCATCACCAGCATCACCGTAGCTTACCAAGCATAGGCCATGGTAAGGCAGGTGCAGTGCAAACGCACCAGTTAAGAACACCAGATTGACTCTAgtagtgtgtttgcaccacacagGCATTGCCACTGCCTTGCCCTCCTTCTTCCCAGTAAGCTGAAGTGACACCGGTGTTGGAAGGTCTGGTGAGCGCCACTCCCACCATGTGCTGACCACTATTGCCAGCCCTTGCCACTCCAAACTAAAGTCATCGCTACCAAGCCATGTTCATAATGCCAATATATTCCCAGGTGTGGGCTTCCAAGGAAAAAGTTCTCCTTCTTTAGCTCTTCAGCGTTAAAGTTGCAGTTTTAGTCATGTACTGTATTCCTGTTTACAGAAATTCTCATCCTGAGGTTGGAAGCCTCAATTATTGTTTCACGCATACTTTTTCCTTGTAAAGCTGCATACACAGAGCAGTccatttgaaattaatggacctaacttagacatggtcattactttcagtgggtcttctctgagtaggactagcattggatacaccCAACTCCATTTCAATACCCACTGTATATGCCTGACTTCCTTCCCACTTCACTATGCAAAAGACCGACAGACATGCGAACACCCTGCCAATTTAGTCATCAGTTTCCCCTTCCCTTTGGATGAACTGTCTACCTTTTTTGGTTTAtatcaccatttctgcatattcagtCACATGCTCCTTCATTGcctcctctttttttaatatagggggggggttaaacaaaaatat includes:
- the NKAIN1 gene encoding sodium/potassium-transporting ATPase subunit beta-1-interacting protein 1, with the translated sequence MGKCNGRCTLVGFCCLQLIAALERQIFDFLGYQWVPILANFLHIMAVILGVFGTIQYRSKYLILYAVWLVLWVGWNAFIICFYLEVGHLSQDRDFIMTFNTSLHRSWWMENGPGCLVTPVMNSNLALEDHHVITVTGCLLDYQYIEVVSSAMQIFLALFGFVYACYVSKVFMEEEDSFDFIGGFDSYGYQAPQKMSHLQLQPLYTSG